A single genomic interval of Astyanax mexicanus isolate ESR-SI-001 chromosome 4, AstMex3_surface, whole genome shotgun sequence harbors:
- the LOC111196291 gene encoding uncharacterized protein LOC111196291 isoform X5 yields MAHNGSELVDAHCSRNISGQEDAADGQDQMAHNGSELVEGNKENDVAEEALGGESRMGRPKRRTNTETWKVNTQKRRRMMGQSYLGRRQNEEVTREERKMGRPCQSVFCRKSKKLHCEAIQEADREAIFKYFWEKLDWRERKIYVVSLVDVGPVRRRRTGEEQSRRSASILCHLKVDGKRTRVCQSMFLSTLGIKQWCFLSWVGRREPEKIKKTSIRNEEVEFLQQFLKDLPKVPSHYCRSSSTKMYLEPLFKSISHLHSEYTHACAENNVQSLSRQVFSSIFNQLNLSLFHPKKDQCNTCCSYKVGNIDAGTWEEHCRKKESARVSKQEDKNNATEKTMVVCMDLQGLLLCPKLQASALYYKTKLGVHNFTMYNMATHDATNYLWHEGEGGLTANEFASCIIHFLEEHSMHDEYILWSDGCSYQNRNIVLSNALLKFATEKQKVVTQKYLEKGHTQMECDSVHSVIERRLRDRDIHVPAEYATVIRAARSNPRPYNVQYVNHSFFQDYSKLKLCKSIRPGKNPGESTVFDLRAIRYNVDGTMDYKTVHADDWTPYLSPTLRKRNSDTTVLPLYTSSLRIKALKYKHLQELKNFIPKDFHGFYDSLNYE; encoded by the exons ATGGCACACAATGgatctgaactagtgg atgcaCATTGTTCAAGAAATATCTCTGGACAAGAGGATGCTGCTGATGGACAAGATCAAATGGCACACAATGgatctgaactagtgg AGGGCAATAAAGAAAATGATGTAGCTGAGGAGGCTTTAGGTGGAGAGTCTcgcatgggaagaccaaaaaggCGGACAAACACAGAGACCTGGAAAGTCAACACTCAGAAAAGGAGAAGAATGATGGGTCAGTCATATCTTGGAagaaggcaaaatgaggaagTGACGAGGGAAGAAAGAAAAATGGGTAGGCCATGCCAGTCTGTATTTTGTAGGAAATCGAAAAAGCTGCACTGTGAAGCAATACAGGAAGCGGACAGGGAGGCAATTTTTAAATACTTCTGGGAAAAATTAGACTGGAGGGAGAGGAAAATTTATGTTGTGTCACTGGTAGATGTAGGCCCTGTGAGAAGACGACGGACAGGAGAAGAACAGTCAAGGAGGTCAGCATCCATTCTGTGTCACCTTAAAGTGGATGGCAAAAGGACCAGGGTATGTCAGAGCATGTTTCTTTCAACACTAGGGATCAAGCAGTGGTGCTTTCTAAGTTGGGTTGGCCGGAGAGAGCctgaaaagataaagaaaaccaGCATCAGGAATGAAGAGGTTGAGTTCCTTCAGCAGTTTCTAAAGGACCTTCCTAAGGTTCCATCTCATTACTGCAGATCTTCCTCTACAAAAATGTACTTGGAACCTCTTTTTAAATCCATCAGCCATCTTCATTCTGAATACACCCATGCTTGTGCAGAAAATAATGTCCAGTCTCTTTCAAGACAAGTATTCAGTagcatttttaaccaattaaatctCTCGCTGTTTCACCCCAAGAAAGATCAGTGCAATACGTGCTGTTCATATAAAGTTGGAAACATAGATGCTGGCACATGGGAAGAACATTGCAGGAAGAAGGAGTCAGCAAGAGTGAGCAAGCAGGAAGATAAAAACAATGCAACTGAGAAAACAATGGTGGTGTGTATGGATCTGCAGGGTTTACTTCTTTGCCCCAAACTTCAAGCCTCAGCACTCTACTATAAAACCAAGCTTGGTGTCCACAACTTCACAATGTACAACATGGCAACCCATGATGCTACTAATTATTTGTGGCATGAAGGGGAAGGTGGACTCACAGCTAATGAATTTGCTTCATGTATCATCCACTTCCTTGAGGAACACAGCATGCATGATGAATACATCTTATGGAGTGATGGATGCAGCTATCAAAATCGCAACATAGTTTTAAGCAATGCTCTGCTGAAGTTTGCAACTGAGAAGCAAAAGGTCGTTACCCAGAAGTACTTGGAAAAAGGGCATACACAAATGGAATGCGACTCCGTGCACAGTGTGATAGAGagaagactgagagacagagacatccATGTTCCAGCCGAGTATGCCACGGTGATCAGAGCAGCACGGTCCAATCCCAGGCCATACAATGTGCAATATGTCAACCACAGTTTCTTCCAGGACTACAGCAAGCTGAAGCTTTGTAAGTCCATCCGTCCTGGCAAAAACCCTGGAGAATCAACTGTGTTTGACCTCCGGGCTATCAG GTACAACGTGGATGGTACCATGGACTACAAAACTGTCCATGCAGATGACTGGACACCTTACCTCTCACCCACTCTTAGGAAGAGGAACAGTGACACCACAGTGCTACCACTGTACACATCCAGCCTGAGAATCAAGGCGCTGAAATACAAGCACCTCCAAGAACTTAAGAATTTCATTCCCAAGGACTTTCATGGATTTTATGATTCACTTAACTATGAGTGA
- the LOC111196291 gene encoding uncharacterized protein LOC111196291 isoform X2: MSLSLKELCALVNVPYDRTLEEKVFSEEDEEDEEEDALCPRNISGQEQATEDVQDQVEHNESEKDDAHCSKNISGQEDAADGQDQMAHNGSELVEGNKENDVAEEALGGESRMGRPKRRTNTETWKVNTQKRRRMMGQSYLGRRQNEEVTREERKMGRPCQSVFCRKSKKLHCEAIQEADREAIFKYFWEKLDWRERKIYVVSLVDVGPVRRRRTGEEQSRRSASILCHLKVDGKRTRVCQSMFLSTLGIKQWCFLSWVGRREPEKIKKTSIRNEEVEFLQQFLKDLPKVPSHYCRSSSTKMYLEPLFKSISHLHSEYTHACAENNVQSLSRQVFSSIFNQLNLSLFHPKKDQCNTCCSYKVGNIDAGTWEEHCRKKESARVSKQEDKNNATEKTMVVCMDLQGLLLCPKLQASALYYKTKLGVHNFTMYNMATHDATNYLWHEGEGGLTANEFASCIIHFLEEHSMHDEYILWSDGCSYQNRNIVLSNALLKFATEKQKVVTQKYLEKGHTQMECDSVHSVIERRLRDRDIHVPAEYATVIRAARSNPRPYNVQYVNHSFFQDYSKLKLCKSIRPGKNPGESTVFDLRAIRYNVDGTMDYKTVHADDWTPYLSPTLRKRNSDTTVLPLYTSSLRIKALKYKHLQELKNFIPKDFHGFYDSLNYE, translated from the exons ATGTCTCTCTCATTGAAAGAGCTATGTGCACTGGTAAATGTACCGTATGATAGGACACTGGAGGAAAAGGTGTTTagtgaggaagatgaggaagacGAGGAAGAGG ATGCACTTTGCCCCAGAAATATCTCTGGACAAGAACAGGCCACTGAGGATGTGCAAGATCAGGTGGAACATAATGAATCCGAAAAAGACG atgcaCATTGTTCAAAAAATATCTCTGGACAAGAGGATGCTGCTGATGGACAAGATCAAATGGCACACAATGgatctgaactagtgg AGGGCAATAAAGAAAATGATGTAGCTGAGGAGGCTTTAGGTGGAGAGTCTcgcatgggaagaccaaaaaggCGGACAAACACAGAGACCTGGAAAGTCAACACTCAGAAAAGGAGAAGAATGATGGGTCAGTCATATCTTGGAagaaggcaaaatgaggaagTGACGAGGGAAGAAAGAAAAATGGGTAGGCCATGCCAGTCTGTATTTTGTAGGAAATCGAAAAAGCTGCACTGTGAAGCAATACAGGAAGCGGACAGGGAGGCAATTTTTAAATACTTCTGGGAAAAATTAGACTGGAGGGAGAGGAAAATTTATGTTGTGTCACTGGTAGATGTAGGCCCTGTGAGAAGACGACGGACAGGAGAAGAACAGTCAAGGAGGTCAGCATCCATTCTGTGTCACCTTAAAGTGGATGGCAAAAGGACCAGGGTATGTCAGAGCATGTTTCTTTCAACACTAGGGATCAAGCAGTGGTGCTTTCTAAGTTGGGTTGGCCGGAGAGAGCctgaaaagataaagaaaaccaGCATCAGGAATGAAGAGGTTGAGTTCCTTCAGCAGTTTCTAAAGGACCTTCCTAAGGTTCCATCTCATTACTGCAGATCTTCCTCTACAAAAATGTACTTGGAACCTCTTTTTAAATCCATCAGCCATCTTCATTCTGAATACACCCATGCTTGTGCAGAAAATAATGTCCAGTCTCTTTCAAGACAAGTATTCAGTagcatttttaaccaattaaatctCTCGCTGTTTCACCCCAAGAAAGATCAGTGCAATACGTGCTGTTCATATAAAGTTGGAAACATAGATGCTGGCACATGGGAAGAACATTGCAGGAAGAAGGAGTCAGCAAGAGTGAGCAAGCAGGAAGATAAAAACAATGCAACTGAGAAAACAATGGTGGTGTGTATGGATCTGCAGGGTTTACTTCTTTGCCCCAAACTTCAAGCCTCAGCACTCTACTATAAAACCAAGCTTGGTGTCCACAACTTCACAATGTACAACATGGCAACCCATGATGCTACTAATTATTTGTGGCATGAAGGGGAAGGTGGACTCACAGCTAATGAATTTGCTTCATGTATCATCCACTTCCTTGAGGAACACAGCATGCATGATGAATACATCTTATGGAGTGATGGATGCAGCTATCAAAATCGCAACATAGTTTTAAGCAATGCTCTGCTGAAGTTTGCAACTGAGAAGCAAAAGGTCGTTACCCAGAAGTACTTGGAAAAAGGGCATACACAAATGGAATGCGACTCCGTGCACAGTGTGATAGAGagaagactgagagacagagacatccATGTTCCAGCCGAGTATGCCACGGTGATCAGAGCAGCACGGTCCAATCCCAGGCCATACAATGTGCAATATGTCAACCACAGTTTCTTCCAGGACTACAGCAAGCTGAAGCTTTGTAAGTCCATCCGTCCTGGCAAAAACCCTGGAGAATCAACTGTGTTTGACCTCCGGGCTATCAG GTACAACGTGGATGGTACCATGGACTACAAAACTGTCCATGCAGATGACTGGACACCTTACCTCTCACCCACTCTTAGGAAGAGGAACAGTGACACCACAGTGCTACCACTGTACACATCCAGCCTGAGAATCAAGGCGCTGAAATACAAGCACCTCCAAGAACTTAAGAATTTCATTCCCAAGGACTTTCATGGATTTTATGATTCACTTAACTATGAGTGA
- the LOC111196291 gene encoding uncharacterized protein LOC111196291 isoform X3: MSLSLKELCALVNVPYDRTLEEKVFSEEDEEDEEEDALCPRNISGQEQATEDVQDQVEHNESEKDDAHCSRNISGQEDAADGQDQMAHNGSELVEGNKENDVAEEALGGESRMGRPKRRTNTETWKVNTQKRRRMMGQSYLGRRQNEEVTREERKMGRPCQSVFCRKSKKLHCEAIQEADREAIFKYFWEKLDWRERKIYVVSLVDVGPVRRRRTGEEQSRRSASILCHLKVDGKRTRVCQSMFLSTLGIKQWCFLSWVGRREPEKIKKTSIRNEEVEFLQQFLKDLPKVPSHYCRSSSTKMYLEPLFKSISHLHSEYTHACAENNVQSLSRQVFSSIFNQLNLSLFHPKKDQCNTCCSYKVGNIDAGTWEEHCRKKESARVSKQEDKNNATEKTMVVCMDLQGLLLCPKLQASALYYKTKLGVHNFTMYNMATHDATNYLWHEGEGGLTANEFASCIIHFLEEHSMHDEYILWSDGCSYQNRNIVLSNALLKFATEKQKVVTQKYLEKGHTQMECDSVHSVIERRLRDRDIHVPAEYATVIRAARSNPRPYNVQYVNHSFFQDYSKLKLCKSIRPGKNPGESTVFDLRAIRYNVDGTMDYKTVHADDWTPYLSPTLRKRNSDTTVLPLYTSSLRIKALKYKHLQELKNFIPKDFHGFYDSLNYE, translated from the exons ATGTCTCTCTCATTGAAAGAGCTATGTGCACTGGTAAATGTACCGTATGATAGGACACTGGAGGAAAAGGTGTTTagtgaggaagatgaggaagacGAGGAAGAGG ATGCACTTTGCCCCAGAAATATCTCTGGACAAGAACAGGCCACTGAGGATGTGCAAGATCAGGTGGAACATAATGAATCCGAAAAAGACG atgcaCATTGTTCAAGAAATATCTCTGGACAAGAGGATGCTGCTGATGGACAAGATCAAATGGCACACAATGgatctgaactagtgg AGGGCAATAAAGAAAATGATGTAGCTGAGGAGGCTTTAGGTGGAGAGTCTcgcatgggaagaccaaaaaggCGGACAAACACAGAGACCTGGAAAGTCAACACTCAGAAAAGGAGAAGAATGATGGGTCAGTCATATCTTGGAagaaggcaaaatgaggaagTGACGAGGGAAGAAAGAAAAATGGGTAGGCCATGCCAGTCTGTATTTTGTAGGAAATCGAAAAAGCTGCACTGTGAAGCAATACAGGAAGCGGACAGGGAGGCAATTTTTAAATACTTCTGGGAAAAATTAGACTGGAGGGAGAGGAAAATTTATGTTGTGTCACTGGTAGATGTAGGCCCTGTGAGAAGACGACGGACAGGAGAAGAACAGTCAAGGAGGTCAGCATCCATTCTGTGTCACCTTAAAGTGGATGGCAAAAGGACCAGGGTATGTCAGAGCATGTTTCTTTCAACACTAGGGATCAAGCAGTGGTGCTTTCTAAGTTGGGTTGGCCGGAGAGAGCctgaaaagataaagaaaaccaGCATCAGGAATGAAGAGGTTGAGTTCCTTCAGCAGTTTCTAAAGGACCTTCCTAAGGTTCCATCTCATTACTGCAGATCTTCCTCTACAAAAATGTACTTGGAACCTCTTTTTAAATCCATCAGCCATCTTCATTCTGAATACACCCATGCTTGTGCAGAAAATAATGTCCAGTCTCTTTCAAGACAAGTATTCAGTagcatttttaaccaattaaatctCTCGCTGTTTCACCCCAAGAAAGATCAGTGCAATACGTGCTGTTCATATAAAGTTGGAAACATAGATGCTGGCACATGGGAAGAACATTGCAGGAAGAAGGAGTCAGCAAGAGTGAGCAAGCAGGAAGATAAAAACAATGCAACTGAGAAAACAATGGTGGTGTGTATGGATCTGCAGGGTTTACTTCTTTGCCCCAAACTTCAAGCCTCAGCACTCTACTATAAAACCAAGCTTGGTGTCCACAACTTCACAATGTACAACATGGCAACCCATGATGCTACTAATTATTTGTGGCATGAAGGGGAAGGTGGACTCACAGCTAATGAATTTGCTTCATGTATCATCCACTTCCTTGAGGAACACAGCATGCATGATGAATACATCTTATGGAGTGATGGATGCAGCTATCAAAATCGCAACATAGTTTTAAGCAATGCTCTGCTGAAGTTTGCAACTGAGAAGCAAAAGGTCGTTACCCAGAAGTACTTGGAAAAAGGGCATACACAAATGGAATGCGACTCCGTGCACAGTGTGATAGAGagaagactgagagacagagacatccATGTTCCAGCCGAGTATGCCACGGTGATCAGAGCAGCACGGTCCAATCCCAGGCCATACAATGTGCAATATGTCAACCACAGTTTCTTCCAGGACTACAGCAAGCTGAAGCTTTGTAAGTCCATCCGTCCTGGCAAAAACCCTGGAGAATCAACTGTGTTTGACCTCCGGGCTATCAG GTACAACGTGGATGGTACCATGGACTACAAAACTGTCCATGCAGATGACTGGACACCTTACCTCTCACCCACTCTTAGGAAGAGGAACAGTGACACCACAGTGCTACCACTGTACACATCCAGCCTGAGAATCAAGGCGCTGAAATACAAGCACCTCCAAGAACTTAAGAATTTCATTCCCAAGGACTTTCATGGATTTTATGATTCACTTAACTATGAGTGA
- the LOC111196291 gene encoding uncharacterized protein LOC111196291 isoform X4, whose protein sequence is MSLSLKELCALVNVPYDRTLEEKVFSEEDEEDEEEDALCPRNISGQEQATEDVQDQVEHNESEKDEGNKENDVAEEALGGESRMGRPKRRTNTETWKVNTQKRRRMMGQSYLGRRQNEEVTREERKMGRPCQSVFCRKSKKLHCEAIQEADREAIFKYFWEKLDWRERKIYVVSLVDVGPVRRRRTGEEQSRRSASILCHLKVDGKRTRVCQSMFLSTLGIKQWCFLSWVGRREPEKIKKTSIRNEEVEFLQQFLKDLPKVPSHYCRSSSTKMYLEPLFKSISHLHSEYTHACAENNVQSLSRQVFSSIFNQLNLSLFHPKKDQCNTCCSYKVGNIDAGTWEEHCRKKESARVSKQEDKNNATEKTMVVCMDLQGLLLCPKLQASALYYKTKLGVHNFTMYNMATHDATNYLWHEGEGGLTANEFASCIIHFLEEHSMHDEYILWSDGCSYQNRNIVLSNALLKFATEKQKVVTQKYLEKGHTQMECDSVHSVIERRLRDRDIHVPAEYATVIRAARSNPRPYNVQYVNHSFFQDYSKLKLCKSIRPGKNPGESTVFDLRAIRYNVDGTMDYKTVHADDWTPYLSPTLRKRNSDTTVLPLYTSSLRIKALKYKHLQELKNFIPKDFHGFYDSLNYE, encoded by the exons ATGTCTCTCTCATTGAAAGAGCTATGTGCACTGGTAAATGTACCGTATGATAGGACACTGGAGGAAAAGGTGTTTagtgaggaagatgaggaagacGAGGAAGAGG ATGCACTTTGCCCCAGAAATATCTCTGGACAAGAACAGGCCACTGAGGATGTGCAAGATCAGGTGGAACATAATGAATCCGAAAAAGACG AGGGCAATAAAGAAAATGATGTAGCTGAGGAGGCTTTAGGTGGAGAGTCTcgcatgggaagaccaaaaaggCGGACAAACACAGAGACCTGGAAAGTCAACACTCAGAAAAGGAGAAGAATGATGGGTCAGTCATATCTTGGAagaaggcaaaatgaggaagTGACGAGGGAAGAAAGAAAAATGGGTAGGCCATGCCAGTCTGTATTTTGTAGGAAATCGAAAAAGCTGCACTGTGAAGCAATACAGGAAGCGGACAGGGAGGCAATTTTTAAATACTTCTGGGAAAAATTAGACTGGAGGGAGAGGAAAATTTATGTTGTGTCACTGGTAGATGTAGGCCCTGTGAGAAGACGACGGACAGGAGAAGAACAGTCAAGGAGGTCAGCATCCATTCTGTGTCACCTTAAAGTGGATGGCAAAAGGACCAGGGTATGTCAGAGCATGTTTCTTTCAACACTAGGGATCAAGCAGTGGTGCTTTCTAAGTTGGGTTGGCCGGAGAGAGCctgaaaagataaagaaaaccaGCATCAGGAATGAAGAGGTTGAGTTCCTTCAGCAGTTTCTAAAGGACCTTCCTAAGGTTCCATCTCATTACTGCAGATCTTCCTCTACAAAAATGTACTTGGAACCTCTTTTTAAATCCATCAGCCATCTTCATTCTGAATACACCCATGCTTGTGCAGAAAATAATGTCCAGTCTCTTTCAAGACAAGTATTCAGTagcatttttaaccaattaaatctCTCGCTGTTTCACCCCAAGAAAGATCAGTGCAATACGTGCTGTTCATATAAAGTTGGAAACATAGATGCTGGCACATGGGAAGAACATTGCAGGAAGAAGGAGTCAGCAAGAGTGAGCAAGCAGGAAGATAAAAACAATGCAACTGAGAAAACAATGGTGGTGTGTATGGATCTGCAGGGTTTACTTCTTTGCCCCAAACTTCAAGCCTCAGCACTCTACTATAAAACCAAGCTTGGTGTCCACAACTTCACAATGTACAACATGGCAACCCATGATGCTACTAATTATTTGTGGCATGAAGGGGAAGGTGGACTCACAGCTAATGAATTTGCTTCATGTATCATCCACTTCCTTGAGGAACACAGCATGCATGATGAATACATCTTATGGAGTGATGGATGCAGCTATCAAAATCGCAACATAGTTTTAAGCAATGCTCTGCTGAAGTTTGCAACTGAGAAGCAAAAGGTCGTTACCCAGAAGTACTTGGAAAAAGGGCATACACAAATGGAATGCGACTCCGTGCACAGTGTGATAGAGagaagactgagagacagagacatccATGTTCCAGCCGAGTATGCCACGGTGATCAGAGCAGCACGGTCCAATCCCAGGCCATACAATGTGCAATATGTCAACCACAGTTTCTTCCAGGACTACAGCAAGCTGAAGCTTTGTAAGTCCATCCGTCCTGGCAAAAACCCTGGAGAATCAACTGTGTTTGACCTCCGGGCTATCAG GTACAACGTGGATGGTACCATGGACTACAAAACTGTCCATGCAGATGACTGGACACCTTACCTCTCACCCACTCTTAGGAAGAGGAACAGTGACACCACAGTGCTACCACTGTACACATCCAGCCTGAGAATCAAGGCGCTGAAATACAAGCACCTCCAAGAACTTAAGAATTTCATTCCCAAGGACTTTCATGGATTTTATGATTCACTTAACTATGAGTGA
- the LOC111196291 gene encoding uncharacterized protein LOC111196291 isoform X1, whose product MSLSLKELCALVNVPYDRTLEEKVFSEEDEEDEEEDALCPRNISGQEQATEDVQDQVEHNESEKDDAHCSKNISGQEDAADGQDQMAHNGSELVDAHCSRNISGQEDAADGQDQMAHNGSELVEGNKENDVAEEALGGESRMGRPKRRTNTETWKVNTQKRRRMMGQSYLGRRQNEEVTREERKMGRPCQSVFCRKSKKLHCEAIQEADREAIFKYFWEKLDWRERKIYVVSLVDVGPVRRRRTGEEQSRRSASILCHLKVDGKRTRVCQSMFLSTLGIKQWCFLSWVGRREPEKIKKTSIRNEEVEFLQQFLKDLPKVPSHYCRSSSTKMYLEPLFKSISHLHSEYTHACAENNVQSLSRQVFSSIFNQLNLSLFHPKKDQCNTCCSYKVGNIDAGTWEEHCRKKESARVSKQEDKNNATEKTMVVCMDLQGLLLCPKLQASALYYKTKLGVHNFTMYNMATHDATNYLWHEGEGGLTANEFASCIIHFLEEHSMHDEYILWSDGCSYQNRNIVLSNALLKFATEKQKVVTQKYLEKGHTQMECDSVHSVIERRLRDRDIHVPAEYATVIRAARSNPRPYNVQYVNHSFFQDYSKLKLCKSIRPGKNPGESTVFDLRAIRYNVDGTMDYKTVHADDWTPYLSPTLRKRNSDTTVLPLYTSSLRIKALKYKHLQELKNFIPKDFHGFYDSLNYE is encoded by the exons ATGTCTCTCTCATTGAAAGAGCTATGTGCACTGGTAAATGTACCGTATGATAGGACACTGGAGGAAAAGGTGTTTagtgaggaagatgaggaagacGAGGAAGAGG ATGCACTTTGCCCCAGAAATATCTCTGGACAAGAACAGGCCACTGAGGATGTGCAAGATCAGGTGGAACATAATGAATCCGAAAAAGACG atgcaCATTGTTCAAAAAATATCTCTGGACAAGAGGATGCTGCTGATGGACAAGATCAAATGGCACACAATGgatctgaactagtgg atgcaCATTGTTCAAGAAATATCTCTGGACAAGAGGATGCTGCTGATGGACAAGATCAAATGGCACACAATGgatctgaactagtgg AGGGCAATAAAGAAAATGATGTAGCTGAGGAGGCTTTAGGTGGAGAGTCTcgcatgggaagaccaaaaaggCGGACAAACACAGAGACCTGGAAAGTCAACACTCAGAAAAGGAGAAGAATGATGGGTCAGTCATATCTTGGAagaaggcaaaatgaggaagTGACGAGGGAAGAAAGAAAAATGGGTAGGCCATGCCAGTCTGTATTTTGTAGGAAATCGAAAAAGCTGCACTGTGAAGCAATACAGGAAGCGGACAGGGAGGCAATTTTTAAATACTTCTGGGAAAAATTAGACTGGAGGGAGAGGAAAATTTATGTTGTGTCACTGGTAGATGTAGGCCCTGTGAGAAGACGACGGACAGGAGAAGAACAGTCAAGGAGGTCAGCATCCATTCTGTGTCACCTTAAAGTGGATGGCAAAAGGACCAGGGTATGTCAGAGCATGTTTCTTTCAACACTAGGGATCAAGCAGTGGTGCTTTCTAAGTTGGGTTGGCCGGAGAGAGCctgaaaagataaagaaaaccaGCATCAGGAATGAAGAGGTTGAGTTCCTTCAGCAGTTTCTAAAGGACCTTCCTAAGGTTCCATCTCATTACTGCAGATCTTCCTCTACAAAAATGTACTTGGAACCTCTTTTTAAATCCATCAGCCATCTTCATTCTGAATACACCCATGCTTGTGCAGAAAATAATGTCCAGTCTCTTTCAAGACAAGTATTCAGTagcatttttaaccaattaaatctCTCGCTGTTTCACCCCAAGAAAGATCAGTGCAATACGTGCTGTTCATATAAAGTTGGAAACATAGATGCTGGCACATGGGAAGAACATTGCAGGAAGAAGGAGTCAGCAAGAGTGAGCAAGCAGGAAGATAAAAACAATGCAACTGAGAAAACAATGGTGGTGTGTATGGATCTGCAGGGTTTACTTCTTTGCCCCAAACTTCAAGCCTCAGCACTCTACTATAAAACCAAGCTTGGTGTCCACAACTTCACAATGTACAACATGGCAACCCATGATGCTACTAATTATTTGTGGCATGAAGGGGAAGGTGGACTCACAGCTAATGAATTTGCTTCATGTATCATCCACTTCCTTGAGGAACACAGCATGCATGATGAATACATCTTATGGAGTGATGGATGCAGCTATCAAAATCGCAACATAGTTTTAAGCAATGCTCTGCTGAAGTTTGCAACTGAGAAGCAAAAGGTCGTTACCCAGAAGTACTTGGAAAAAGGGCATACACAAATGGAATGCGACTCCGTGCACAGTGTGATAGAGagaagactgagagacagagacatccATGTTCCAGCCGAGTATGCCACGGTGATCAGAGCAGCACGGTCCAATCCCAGGCCATACAATGTGCAATATGTCAACCACAGTTTCTTCCAGGACTACAGCAAGCTGAAGCTTTGTAAGTCCATCCGTCCTGGCAAAAACCCTGGAGAATCAACTGTGTTTGACCTCCGGGCTATCAG GTACAACGTGGATGGTACCATGGACTACAAAACTGTCCATGCAGATGACTGGACACCTTACCTCTCACCCACTCTTAGGAAGAGGAACAGTGACACCACAGTGCTACCACTGTACACATCCAGCCTGAGAATCAAGGCGCTGAAATACAAGCACCTCCAAGAACTTAAGAATTTCATTCCCAAGGACTTTCATGGATTTTATGATTCACTTAACTATGAGTGA